The genomic stretch GTTTGCCACTTTTTTACTTGGGTTTATTACAAAGATTTACTGCTTTTCGTGTTTCCTCCCTGCTATATTTTTTCCATCCCATGTGTAGATATACTCTGTCTATGATTTCTGTCTATCAATTTTGATAGTTATGCCCTTTGAACAGATGTCTAACTTTTTATGTTAAGACCTGCTTTGAGTCTCATAAAGAGTAAAAGTAACTAGTTTGCTTTATTGTTTTCTACATTCACATAACTAACCAGCAGTAACCACACTATTTGCTAAGTTATGTATGCGATTTGTGACATCTCTTGATGAAGAATACCAGTATAGATATAAAGAGTCCTTTTTTTCTTAATCTGCAGGGTAATTCATAGAATAAGCTCGTGCAAAATGTCAACTCAAAGAAAGTTCTCATGGGTTCTGGGATGGATCTTATTCAGCATGCTCTGTGCATCCTATGGTGGTGCTTCCAGCGATTTGGAAATACTCACTGCTCTAAGAAAAGGTTTAAACCAGCGAAAAGATATGATTCCCAACTGGTTCTACCCAGAAGTTCCTGGATGTTCTTGGACTGGTGTGGAATGCAAGGGTTCCGTAGTTCTTGGCCTTAATTTACCTTGTACTTCACCACTAGGCCTCCCTTTTCCGAACAACATAGGAGAGTTACAAAATCTGAGGCATCTTAATCTCAGTCAGTGTGGACTAACGGGGTACATTCCTGAAAGTATCTGGACTCTTGAGAAACTTGAGATCTTGGATTTGAGCAGCAATGAGCTGTCAGGAATTCTCTCCCCAGCTTTGTCCAATCTAAAATCTCTTAGACAACTTGTGCTTGATGCCAATAGCTTGTCAGGGCAGCTGCCTACGACCATTGGGTTTCTTCCTAACCTTGTGGAACTTTCCTTGCATGGAAATTCTTTCTTTGGTGACCTACCTTCAGAAATTGGGAAACTGTCTTTATTAGAGTCTCTTGATCTCTGTGGAAACTCTTTTTCTGGTGCCCTCCCTTCAAGTTTGGGAGACCTCCGAGGCCTCTTGTACTTTGACGCTAGTAAGAATCAATTTACTGGTCCTATCTTTCCCGGGATTGGAAATTTGTCAAACCTTCGAAACATTGATCTCTCGGGGAACTCCATTAGCGGACCTCTACCAACTGAAATTGGGAGATTGACAGGCCTTATCTCAATGAATATGGCCAACAACATTATAGAGGGAGCAATTCCGTCATCCATTGGTAATCTCAAAGAGCTTCAGGTGCTCAATGTTCAAAACTGCACACTTACTGGCTCAGTTCCAGAAGAATTGTCTAAGCTGTCCAATTTGACATACCTGAACATAGCACATAACTCATTTAAAGGAGGTTTGCCTGCAAGCTTAGGGAAATTATCTAATTTAGGCTATCTTCTATCGTCAAATGCTGGATTGTGTGGGATGATTCCTGGCGAGCTTGGTAATTGCAAGAAGCTAAGAATTCTAGATCTCTCCTCTAATTCTTTCTCCGGCCCGTTGACTGATGGTCTTGCTGGTTTAGTCTCACTCGAGAGTGTGATTTTGGTTTCCAACACTTTATCCGGGACAATCCCGAGCTGGATATCGCAGTGGAAAAACGTTGGTTCAATTCTGATGTCAAAGAACAGGTTTATAGGGTCTATACCTGCATTCAGTCTCCAGAAGCTACGGCTTCTTGACTTGAGCAACAACATACTTTCCGGCAAATTATCCTCAGAAATATGCTCTGCAAAGTCCCTAACCTATCTGGTATTGTCCGACAATAACATAACGGGAACAATCGAGGATACTTTCAGAAACTGCCAGAACTTGTCTGAATTGGTATTGTCTCGCAACCGTCTTTCAGGCGAGATACCCGGATATATAGGCGAACTCTCTCTCATGTCGCTAGAACTGTCTGGAAATAATTTTCATGGAAAGCTACCCGATCAGCTGTGGAAATCAGAATCTCTCTTGGAGTTGTACCTTGGCAATAATTTACTTTCCGGGGAGATACCTGAAGCTATTTCAAAAGTAAAGACATTGCTGAGACTGCAATTGGAATTTAATGTCTTTGTCGGGTCCATTCCAGCTTCCATTGGAGAATTAAGAAACCTCACTAACCTCTCTCTGCATGGTAACCTGTTAACTGAAAAGATCCCAGAAGAGCTTTTTAATTGTTCAAATCTTGTGTCATTGGATCTGGGCTCAAACAGACTTTCAGGCTCAATTCCGCCGTCCATTTCAAAGTTAAAGTCCCTGGACAACTTGGTATTATCTTCTAACAGCTTCTCAGGTATAATTCCTGAAGAGATATGCTCTGGGTTCCAAAAGATGTCGTTGCCAGATTCCGAGTTCAGCCAACATTACGGCATGCTTGACCTGTCATACAACCAGTTCGTGGGCCCGATTCCTGCTTCAATTGGCCAATGTATTGTGGTTATGGAGCTGTTATTGCAGAACAATCAGTTGAATGGCAGCATTCCTTCTGAAATATTTAGTTTGTCAAACTTAACCTTACTAAATGTGTCTTCCAATCATTTAACTGGTCCTATAATGCCTGGATCTTTCACATCTAGGAATCTCCAGGGCCTTATTCTCTCCCATAATGAGCTCATGGGCTCTATCCCAAGTGACATGGGCTCTCGATTGCCTAGCTTAACCAAGCTTGATATTTCATGGAATCGGGTCAGTGGTTCATTACCGTCATCTGTGTTTCATATTGAGAGCCTGACATACCTTGACACCAGTGCCAATTACCTTTCGGGACCCATCCCTTGCCAATTCCCAAGCAGTAGTTCTCTTGTTCATCTAAATGCTAGCAATAACCTatttgatggtcctctctgtgaCTCCCTTACAAACCTAAGCACCCTTGCCTTTCTAGACCTTCACAACAATGCTTTAACTGGGAGCCTGCCAGGCTCTTTGGCAAACCTAGCTGCTTTGACATATCTTGACCTTTCCGGGAACAATTTTCAGAGCCATGTTCCATGCAATATTTGTGACATTGAAGGCCTCTCCTTTGTCAATCTCTCAGGCAATAAATTTGTTGGTTTTGTGCCAAAGACATGCGCCAGGCATGAACCGTGCTTAGCCACTAGGCATCCACGAATTCACTTGGCACAATCGCCTGTTTGGGGCGTTATTATAGGAGTGATGCTTGTCATCCTTTTAGCGGTCATCTGTCTGATTTGTCGCTCAAGGCGTGAAGCTCCAATTTTGGGCAGTTTAGAGGGTAAATTTGTCCATTCAGTTGGGCAGTCTGAGGAGCTGATGATAGTCAAGAAATCAAGGGAGCCGTTAAGCATCAACATCGCCACATTTGAACATTCTCTAATTCGCTTGAGCGCTTCAGAAATTTTCTCTGCCACCAATAATTTCAGTAAAACGTATATAATCGGTGATGGTGGATTTGGGACAGTTTATAAAGCATCCCTTCCTGAGGGCCGGACCATAGCTGTGAAACGTCTTAATGGAGGACACTCTCATGGTGACCGAGAATTTTTAGCCGAGATGGAAACTATAGGAAAAGTACAGCATGAAAATCTGGTTCCATTATTTGGCTATTGTGTGTCTGCTGAAGAAAGATTCTTGGTTTATGAGTACATGGAGAATGGGAGCCTTGATGTGTGGCTTAGTAACCGGGCTGATGCTGTTGAAGCTCTCAATTGGCCCACCCGTTTCAAGATCTGTTTAGGCTCTGCACGAGGCATCGCCTTTCTGCATCATGGGTTTGTCCCCCACATCATTCACCGGGATATCAAGTCCAGCAACATACTATTGGACAGGTACTTCGAGCCCAAAGTGTCTGATTTTGGGCTGGCCCGGATAATCAGTGCGTACGAGAGCCATGTTAGCACGGTTCTGGCTGGCACATATGGGTATATACCCCCCGAGTACGGTCAGTCCATGGTGGCAACAACAAAAGGTGATATATACAGCTTGGGAGTGGTGATGTTGGAGCTGGTGACGGGCCGGGCCCCAACTGGACAAACTGATATCGAAGGGGGGAATTTGGTGGGCTGGGTTCGGGTGATGGTAGCCCAGGGGAGAAAAGATGAGGTGCTGGATTCTTTTATCCCGGCGGTTTCAGCGTGGCGCCAACAAATGTTGCAGGTTCTCGATATTGCCCGTATGTGCACAAATGATAATCCGGCAAAGCGTCCCCATATGCTTGAAGTAGTGAGGCTGTTGAATGAGATAAAACTGGAGAATTGAGAAAGTAATTACGAGGAGACGTCCCTCTTCTCGGAACGTTTAATGTGTGGAGTAGTCAGTCTATTgtgttgttaaaaaaaaaaaacttgtgtaAGGAAGTAGAGTAGGGAGTATTAATTAGGTAGAGAGCTGTAAATAAGTATCATTAGAAGGTAGAATCAAAGAGAGCTAATTTGTAGGGCATTTGATGGATATCAATGCCCTTTCCcctcatcaatcaatcaatcaaattgTTGTCGCTTTCTGATCGTCTTTGACTCTGCTTGGTAGGTTTTGAGATTTTAGATTTTAGATATGAGATTTGGTAATGAGTAATTTACAAATGTTATGTGCCATTAATTTTCGTGATTAGAATAAGAATTAAGGTATAAAGGTATCATAAGTGTGAGTAGAATAGGTTAATTTGATATGTGACATGAGCAGCTTCAATATCCGGAGTATTACCAGAAAAGAAAACCCTTGATTTACTACTATGAGCTATGACTCACTGATCAAGTGACTAAGGCGCTCCATATTCCATATATATAGGGTGAAAATATAAGGAGACAGGGGGACGCCTTGTTTATTGCCTCCGGACGGCTGGAAGAACTCAGCGGGTTCACAATAGGTCGGAATTGGGCAGCCTTAGCAGGATTGTCAATCTTTGTAATCAGTATCATCATTAAAACCGGCAGGGAACTCTTCACCTCTAAGTAATTTCAGGTTGGAGATATAATATGGACGGACAActtgtttgtttctttttttgAAGTTGATCAGCAAATACGTGAATAAAAGGAATCAAAGTATACAAACCATGTTTCGTCATTGAATGTTGTCAAATGTTTGAAGCAATTAATTGATTGTTAACAATTcattaatattaatataaacaGAGACAATCAAAACTCTGTTGAATTCACTAAGTAAAACTTGCATACTAATTAATACTAAAGTAACGCAATCAAATCTCTCTACTGTACTCAAATATTTAATCTCCTAgtataaaatatataaaaaacAGAATAATCATCATCTTTGTCTCAGGAATGCTTAAACAACTTGAAGGATTCCAGGCACAATGCGTTTGAGAAGGTATTGAGCCATATGCAGATACGCGTGCTGGGTTAGATGAATTCCGTCCCAACTGTATCTTTCTTCTGGATTCGCACAAACTGAAGCGCCTTCACTCCCACAAAGCTTGTTCATGTTGAAGTTATACTTGTTGTTAGCATCTCCACAGCACGCCTTCTGAAGCCCGTCCTCTTTAAACCCTATTTACATTTAAGTGATTAGTCATCAAAACTACTAAGTGATACTTACTTAAAACAACAATCAATCTTACCAAGAGATGTGGCAGATTGGATTATCCATCTTAGACCGTTGAAGTAGTCACCATACACAATGGCCACATGTGGGAACTCTGCTTGAAGCTCTTTAATGGCAAACTGAAGGTGCTTGTTATGGAGTAGAGCAAAGTAGTTCAAACCCTTCAAACACTTGAGTGAATCGTATTGATTTGGGTCCCTACTTTGAAACATGGATAAATATATTGGCATGCACCCTATCGGGAAATTTCCTGGCACCACAACTCGGATTGCTCCCAGATTTATCACTTCCTACAAACCACCATTCATGGTAATCAGTAATCTTATAGGTAAGACGGTGTTTTAGAAGATGTACGAGGGAGGAAGTGGGAACTTACTTTAACAGCTAGTTTAATTTGCTGAACCACGTCTGGAACCATGTCATGCAACTGTTGTAGGCTCTTGCCTTCAAGTAAAGCATAATTGTAGTCATTGCCGCCGGTTTCCCCCATTATGATGAGTGAATTTCCAACCCTT from Silene latifolia isolate original U9 population chromosome 5, ASM4854445v1, whole genome shotgun sequence encodes the following:
- the LOC141657435 gene encoding uncharacterized protein LOC141657435, which codes for MSTQRKFSWVLGWILFSMLCASYGGASSDLEILTALRKGLNQRKDMIPNWFYPEVPGCSWTGVECKGSVVLGLNLPCTSPLGLPFPNNIGELQNLRHLNLSQCGLTGYIPESIWTLEKLEILDLSSNELSGILSPALSNLKSLRQLVLDANSLSGQLPTTIGFLPNLVELSLHGNSFFGDLPSEIGKLSLLESLDLCGNSFSGALPSSLGDLRGLLYFDASKNQFTGPIFPGIGNLSNLRNIDLSGNSISGPLPTEIGRLTGLISMNMANNIIEGAIPSSIGNLKELQVLNVQNCTLTGSVPEELSKLSNLTYLNIAHNSFKGGLPASLGKLSNLGYLLSSNAGLCGMIPGELGNCKKLRILDLSSNSFSGPLTDGLAGLVSLESVILVSNTLSGTIPSWISQWKNVGSILMSKNRFIGSIPAFSLQKLRLLDLSNNILSGKLSSEICSAKSLTYLVLSDNNITGTIEDTFRNCQNLSELVLSRNRLSGEIPGYIGELSLMSLELSGNNFHGKLPDQLWKSESLLELYLGNNLLSGEIPEAISKVKTLLRLQLEFNVFVGSIPASIGELRNLTNLSLHGNLLTEKIPEELFNCSNLVSLDLGSNRLSGSIPPSISKLKSLDNLVLSSNSFSGIIPEEICSGFQKMSLPDSEFSQHYGMLDLSYNQFVGPIPASIGQCIVVMELLLQNNQLNGSIPSEIFSLSNLTLLNVSSNHLTGPIMPGSFTSRNLQGLILSHNELMGSIPSDMGSRLPSLTKLDISWNRVSGSLPSSVFHIESLTYLDTSANYLSGPIPCQFPSSSSLVHLNASNNLFDGPLCDSLTNLSTLAFLDLHNNALTGSLPGSLANLAALTYLDLSGNNFQSHVPCNICDIEGLSFVNLSGNKFVGFVPKTCARHEPCLATRHPRIHLAQSPVWGVIIGVMLVILLAVICLICRSRREAPILGSLEGKFVHSVGQSEELMIVKKSREPLSINIATFEHSLIRLSASEIFSATNNFSKTYIIGDGGFGTVYKASLPEGRTIAVKRLNGGHSHGDREFLAEMETIGKVQHENLVPLFGYCVSAEERFLVYEYMENGSLDVWLSNRADAVEALNWPTRFKICLGSARGIAFLHHGFVPHIIHRDIKSSNILLDRYFEPKVSDFGLARIISAYESHVSTVLAGTYGYIPPEYGQSMVATTKGDIYSLGVVMLELVTGRAPTGQTDIEGGNLVGWVRVMVAQGRKDEVLDSFIPAVSAWRQQMLQVLDIARMCTNDNPAKRPHMLEVVRLLNEIKLEN
- the LOC141657437 gene encoding GDSL esterase/lipase At5g03980-like; amino-acid sequence: MASLRSISFVLLSLLSLSLILPSLANASSNGKLSFEAIYQFGDSLSDTGNLMRDGPVGAHNPCARLPYGLTSGNNTGRCSDGQLMVDFFADFFHMPHLNPYLKKESDSTYGLNFAVAGSTALDTDGLTAMGIINPATNKSLPVQINWFKTHLKSYCGDNASECKQRVGNSLIIMGETGGNDYNYALLEGKSLQQLHDMVPDVVQQIKLAVKEVINLGAIRVVVPGNFPIGCMPIYLSMFQSRDPNQYDSLKCLKGLNYFALLHNKHLQFAIKELQAEFPHVAIVYGDYFNGLRWIIQSATSLGFKEDGLQKACCGDANNKYNFNMNKLCGSEGASVCANPEERYSWDGIHLTQHAYLHMAQYLLKRIVPGILQVV